TTCGATGCCGAGAGTCCTCTGGTTTTCCATGAGGAGGCGGTATTCCTCGTGCTCTCGGCTGGACGGGTCCAGAGCCTTCATCGCCTGGGCCTTTTCCGCGATGCCCCGGGCCTCGGCGGAGAGGCGCTCCTTGATGGCGACGGCGTCGGCCAGACCCTTCTCGCGCACGACGGAAGCCTGGGCGGTCCCTACCTTGGCGATGGCACCGGCGTCGGCTTCCTTGACCTTGACCTCGGCGAGCCCATGTTTCTCGGTAGCGACCGCATCCGCCTCCTTGACTCTGGCGGCGGCGAGCCCAGGTGCTGCCTCCTCGGCCTGGACACCTTCCGCGAGCCGGATCTTCGCTCGTGCCTGCCGATCGGCGGCTTCTAGGTCCGCCTCGGCCAAGGTGATGCGCTCCTGGGCTTTGAACTTCGCCGCCTGCTCCTGGGCTTCGGCTTTCTTGATGTCCTTGACGAGCTGCTCCTGGGCTTGCGCCTCGGCGGTGATGATGGTCGACTGTTTCATCCGCTTCGCCTCTTCGACGACCTGGAGCTCCTTGATGCGCTCTTGCTCCTCGACAACGGTTCGCTCCACGGCAACGCGGTCGCGGATCACGTCCTGAATGACCTTGCGCTCGACTTCGAGAGCTTTTTCTTTGTCGATTCGCTGGAGCTCGACCTCGCGCTCACGGGAAATGGCCTCGAGCTGGCGGTCCTTCTCGACGCGCTCGGTCTCGACGGCGATGACTCGCTCGCGATTCTTCTGTGCCACTTGGACTTGCCGCAGTTTGTTCTCCTCGGCGATGGACACTTCTTCGTCGGTCTTGATGCGCGCGGATTCGGACTTGAGGCGCTCCTCGGCCTGAATCTTCTGGAGCTCCGCCGTCTCCCGAGCTCTCACCGACTCGATCTCGCGCTTCTGTCTCGACTCGGCGTCCGCCTGCTGGCGCTCGAGCTCGAGAATGGCTTCCGCCGCTTCGACGTCTTGTTTCTTGATCGACTTCTTCTCGTTGTTCTCGAACTCGTTCGTCTTGACGTGCTCCACGGCGGTGAGCTCGGTGATCTTTCGGATTCCCTGGGCGTCGAGAATGTTCTGGGGATCGAGGCTCCCGAGCGGCGTCTGTTCGAGATAGTCGATGGCCGCGTCCTCGAGGACGTAGCCGTTCAAATCGCGTCCG
The nucleotide sequence above comes from Vicinamibacteria bacterium. Encoded proteins:
- a CDS encoding flotillin family protein; this encodes MNWVVLLVVALAAVGILFLGGMMIVAKFYRKVEQGKALVVNKMKKDPEVTFTGAVVFPVIHKAETMDISVKTIEIDRRGKEGLICQDNIRADIKVTFFVRVNKTGEDVIKVAQAIGCARASSPETLNELFNAKFSEALKTVGKQLDFVDLYTKRDEFRDAIIRIIGRDLNGYVLEDAAIDYLEQTPLGSLDPQNILDAQGIRKITELTAVEHVKTNEFENNEKKSIKKQDVEAAEAILELERQQADAESRQKREIESVRARETAELQKIQAEERLKSESARIKTDEEVSIAEENKLRQVQVAQKNRERVIAVETERVEKDRQLEAISREREVELQRIDKEKALEVERKVIQDVIRDRVAVERTVVEEQERIKELQVVEEAKRMKQSTIITAEAQAQEQLVKDIKKAEAQEQAAKFKAQERITLAEADLEAADRQARAKIRLAEGVQAEEAAPGLAAARVKEADAVATEKHGLAEVKVKEADAGAIAKVGTAQASVVREKGLADAVAIKERLSAEARGIAEKAQAMKALDPSSREHEEYRLLMENQRTLGIEAIRASREVAEHKAKILGDALENADIDIVGGDGAFLDRIVNAVGMGKAVDEFIEQSDFASALTKDVVNGNKNIIQQIKQALLDSGIDRGTIKDITIGALLAKLAGGSSGDHLEKLQKLQRQAKALGLDDVRL